The genomic window CTGTACGCCTTCCTAACTGTTGGTAAAGTGTATCCAGTTAATTTAGCAATTTGAGAGACTGAAGGCGGTTCTCCTGCTGTTACACTGGATGCACAGTGAGCTAAAAGGACAACATAATTTCTGCCACCAACTTCAGCTATTGTTTCATCTAGTATTGTTGTGATATCTGTAGTGAGACACTCCCTTTCTGTAATTTCTCCTGTGGTAATGTTAACTTGCTGCAAATTCTGATAACTTAAAATTTCTGTTTTGATAAGCATGATCCTTTCTACTATTTTTTGCCTTACACATATACAAGTTCGTAAATAGTCACCAGTTGGGACACATAAAGAAAATATTTTTCTGTCCCCTATCTTTCCTTACGTAATAACAACTGAAAAACGGGACACTGATTTGAACAGTTTTCTCCTTTCACTACTAAAGACAAGATTTAGACCCTCATTGAGACAACTAAATGAAATTTTTTTTTACATCTCCTACACTTTAAGACGTATTTCACTGCTCATATGGGACACTTTTCAGGAAATCTTTTTCAGCTCCTATACTTTTCCTTAGTCCATTTGCACAACAGATTGGGACAGATTATAAAAGTATTTTTCAGCTCCACACGTATACATAGGCAAATACTCCTGTATTTTGAGACAACTTATAGAAAAAAATTTACTTTCCTACTTTTATAATTTCGTTATTATGCTCAGGTTGGGACAACAAGCAGATTTTTCTGCCTCACATTCTTAAAGACGAAATTTGGTTACTGATTGAGGCATTTTGAAAGAAAAAAAGATGCGCCATTTTTGGGAACATCTCATATCACTGCTGAAACACAGCAAAAAAGCCAGAGGACTCTGCAGAGAATCCATCTGGCTTATTCTGTACTATTCTGTTGTGCTGGTTCTGTTGTTGTACCGTAAAACTGTATGTGTTCTGGAAGAGACTGAGTTAAGCTGCTGATCTATCTAACTATTATTTAAGCTTTTTAGCAACCACAACACATGTTCCAAGGTCTCATTATCTAACTCTGTCAAATTCATATTAATATCCGCTAAAAGTTGTTGTTGATCAGAACTTTCATATAGAAATTCACTAACTGAAATATCTAAGTAATCACAAATAGTATACAGCATTTGGATTGATGGCATGGAACGTTTGTTTTCTATAGAATTGATATAATTTTCATTCTGACCAATGGCAATACTCATTTCTCTAGCACTGACATTTTTCTTATTTCTAAAGTAATTCAGTCTATCTGATAAAAATGTTTCAAAATCAAGCATGAGCATTCCTCCTTTACTACACTATTCTACATCATGAAAACCAAGAATATACATCTTATAAAATAGTAATTGCATTGTTAAACAACTTTAAATATTGTATAATTCAAGAAAGACATTTTCAAAAAGTGTGAAAGGAGGAATACTTCTGAAAACAAAGAATGAGCAGCCAATAAAAAGTGTATCACAGCAGGATATCCACTCTTTAGTTGATCTGTTGACTCAACTGAAATCATGGACTGCACCACTTAAGTTAATTGAGAATTATTTCAGTGATGAATCACGTCCAGTTAACAAACAGAAATTAGCAAATGAATATTATGCTTATTCAAAGATATTCAAAGCTTTTCATTGTGATCTTGACCATATTATTGAACAGTCAGAAACACAACTGAATGAGCTGAAAAGCAGACGAAAAATGGAAGTATAATAAAAATGAGGAAGAACAGTGATCAGCTGCTCTCCCTCTTCTTTTATGCATTATTAACTTCTTCTTCTTCAAGAATACTTATATACTCTAGATGAGTAAGTAATTCAACTCCCCCATTACTTAGCACGTATCCGTTAACAGTATCTTCATACTCACCCTTAAAGTCAAAAATCTCAACCTCTTCTGACTCAACAATTCTATATTGTATTAATTTAGGAATTGCCTCTTTAAGAAGAGTATCATTTATATTTTTGTATGCTTTTGGCTCAACCAGAATATGACCTTTAGTTAACATGACTTCTTTCAAACTTGTTTCTCCATTAACATTTATCTTATTCAATAGTTTTACGAGAGCATTAATATTATAAGAACCAATTTTCTCTGTTTCAATAATACTGGCAGCTTCTTTCAGCTCAGCAGCCTCTTCAGTTTTAGCCAGTGCTTTCTTGGATAACTCAGTATTTTCTTCTCTCAACTTCTCCAACTGATCAAGAAACTCTGCACTAACCCACCCTTTTAGAGTATCCTCATACTTTTTGTTGATTCTGTTCATTGCACCTAAAATTGCACCTTCAATTTGATCAAGATTATCAATATTTTTTACTATTTGGTCTTTCACATCACTTTTGAATGTTAAACGCAACTGAAAAAGGGGCCACTGGATGATTCAAAAAGGGGCCAAAAATTAGTTTAGCCATTTCTTTGTATCTTCTACACGAAAAGATGGACCACTGAGATCCAACACATGAGCCCGATGGGCCAAACGGTCCACCATTGCTGCTGTAAGCATTGGATCTTTAAAGGTTTCTTCCCAGCGATCGAAGGACAGGTTCGTCGTGATGATCATCGAGCCGGCAGTCGTTCGATTCGAGAGAAGATTAAAGAGAATCTCGCTTCCTATTTGATCAAATGACACATAACCTAATTCATCTAGAATAACTAAGTCGTATTTGCCAAACCGGCGCTTATAAAAATTCAACTGGTTCGCACTCATGGATTCTTTTAGTTCGATGACCAAGTTAGGGATATTCGTAAAGAGGACACTTTTTCCGGAAAGACAGGCTTCCATTCCGAGAACAGTTGCTAAATGGGTTTTCCCAACGCCAGGATTGCCCATTAAAATAAGATTCTCTTTTTGATCGATGAATCGTAATGTTTTCAACTCTTTGATTTGTTTCTTCATTTTCACTTCTAAATGACTGTCCATGTAGTCATCGAACGTCACTTTACTTGGCAATTTTGATTGACGAATCAGTGTTTGAATCCGATTGTTTTGCCGCTGTTCAATCTCTAACGTAAGCAGCTGTGTAAGAAACTCCTCAAAATTTTGATCCAGGTCGATCGCTTGCTGGAGTAAAGTGGAATAGTTTTTCTTCAGATAAGGTAATTTTAATTGCTTGGCATATGCTTCGATCATTTATTGGCCGCCTTTCTCACTTGGTGGATCAGATTATATTCCTGCAGTTGGTTTCTCGCTTCATTTACCGCTCGACTAGGTGGTGTTTTAGAGACCTTATGGTCTTTCAACGCTTCTTCTTCTAACTGGATGATCAATTGATCCAAAGAGATACTTAAATGATTTTCAATAAATTGAAGAAATCTACGCGGGGTCTTTTGATAATACTGAAGAAAACAATGCCGCAACTTAGGTGTCTTCTTCAAAACAAGCGAGTGTTCCAATGACTTAGGCTTCCGTAAAAAAGTCGTTAAATAATGACGAATATCGATCGAGTATTGCTTTTCTCCCTTCTGAATAAGGTGTGTCGCGATAATCTGGCTGGAACCGACAATTTTCAGTTCATTGAGATAACGTTTCACGATGACTTTCTGACCAACCAGATAATCTGGAACGGAATAGTAGTTGCCATTCACATGGACAAAACTATATTTATCTACGGTTTGCTTTGTAGTGATACCGTAGTCATAAAATCCTCGGAGCGGCTGTAATTGTGCCTGTTCCACAGCGATCGTCGAGTCTAAGTTTAATTCAAGTATAGCTTGATCTAAATGTTTTTGGGCATGTCCAATCGATTCAAACTCATACTGTTTTGTGAACGCTTTTCGGCGTAAAACCTGCACACTTTTCTCTACGTGTCCCTTTTCATGGCCGCTGAAGGGATTGGTCACCACTGGCTCAAAGCGATAATAAAGAGCCATTTTCACTAACTCGTCATTGAGTTCCTTCTCATGTCGGCCGACAAAGCGTTTCACTACGTTTCGCATATTGTCATAAACAACCGTAGAGTAAACACCCTGAAGCTGTTCAAAGAAACAAATATGGGCATCCAAGAAAACCTGTTGGTTGGCAGATTCATAGAGCTTTCCCCAGCGGTAACCAGAAGCTGGGCAAGAGAATACCGCGATCGTCAATGTTCTCTTTTGTTGGTTGATCAGACATTTTACTTCACCAAAATCAAACTCGGTTCGATAACCCAATGGGTAAAGCTGCTTGATATACGCCTCTTTTTTTGCTTGAAGTTTTTCTCGAATATATGGACGTAATGTACTCTGTCCAATATCAAACCCTTCTGATACCAACATTTCGTGAATCGCTACAGTGGTCAATCGTTGTTTATGAGGACCAAGCTGTTTGGCTTTTAATTGATCAAATGCGAGAATTTCTTCGACCCGTTGGTCGATTTCAGGTGTATATTTTCTAGGTTGCCTATTCTCTGTTTGATAAGTTGGTGGAGCCGTTAACTGCTCTTTTTTTATCGGATTGGCAGGATCTTGTTCCAATGATCGTTGTGCTGCTTGATACTGCCGCCAGTAACGACCAACAGTTTTTCGATTGAGACCCAGTTTTTTCGCAACAGAACGTTGAGAACGGCCACCTTCCAGCAGACGAATGATTGTTAATTTATCCATAAAAGTTATCACTCCAAGACCTCCAATAAGTAAATTGATTCTTTACTTATTGTGAGTTAGTAGTGGTCCCTTTTTCAACCATCGTTTCTATGAAAAGTGGCCCCTTTTTAAACTAGCATAAACATTGAAATCTTTATATTTCTGATTATTAAGCTCATATTCAAGCCCATCAACCTCATCAGTTGGATCTGAAATCTTTGCTTTTAAATATTCATCTGTAAGAACTAGTGCAAACATTGGTTTTCCTAGTTTCTGTGCTTGCCTATACTCCCACTCAGTATAACTTTGACCAGTCTCATCTACAGAACCATATCTGCCTCCCAACAACAGCATGTATACGTCTGACTCTTCAATCCATTCTTGAATTAATTCCTTTTGAGAGTCATCACCAGCCTGAAAAAGCTCCATTCCTGCTGGGATATCTCCAGATGATAAAATTGCTTCTACAGCTTTCTGTCTCTCTTTTTTCAAATCAGTATAAGTTGATGAAATGAATACCTGTAATTTACGCTCCACAGTCTAACCCCTTTTCTATTGTTATTCACTTTTGATTATAGCAAACTGTAGGAAATATTTCTGCTTTTAAAGGCAAAATAAAAAAGCTAAAGTAATCTGCTGAAGATCACTTTGGCTTATTCTGGTATGCTATTTCTGTTTTCCAGCTGTAATAGTACCTGCATTCAGTGATAAACAGAACTAAAATGTTGATTATGCTTGATCTTTCTTTTCTTCATGTACTTCTTCTACTCTATACCCAAATGAATCTTCATCTGAGGAAAATATATTTGAATCAAGAGTTATATTGTCTGTTTTCCTTGATAAAGCATTGCCAATTGCTTCATAAAGCTTCACTGTTTCATCAAATGACAAGTCCTTTACGTATTCCATAATCATTTCTGTGTTAATTGTTTCAGCAGTCTTAGAAAGGCTCTGAGAGGCTTCCGAGAGCTTATCTGTACGCCCTGCTAAATAATCTGTAGGAACGTTGAATAGGGTTGCTAACCTTATTAATCCTTCTACAGTTGGGTATGCCTGTCCAGATTCATAAGACCGTACTGCTCTATCTGTAATACCTAAATGTTTAGCAATATCAATCTGCCTAAATTCATTTTTTTTCTTAGTTCTTTCAGTCTCTCAGAAAATTCCATTCAATCATCTCCTTGACAGGAAGTTTAATACCTGTTCAATATTAAAGTAAAAGCCAGTGTTAGAGCACTGACCTTTACAACTGGTTACAGAGTTAACTGCACCAACTCAATACAGTTATTATAGCAGTTTTCTCTGTGGCTGACAATCAGACCACAGGAGGAGAAAGAAATGACAAATGTAAAAACAACAATGAACACTGTAAAAATGATATTGGATTGTTACGCAGACATCACAGCTGGTGAAGCTAGGCACTGTAAAAACTCAGAAAGCCTGTTCTATAGTGATCAACTTACAGAGGTTACTACAGTTAATTTAAAAGGCTCTCAGATGCTTGTATGCAACATGATAACAGCTAATCTGGTAAATGTTCAGTATTATAGTAATGATTGCTTAGAGGCTGAATTGGAAGCTTTCAGTACACGGAAAGATTTACTGCTCCATGCTGTTCAGACTATAGAAATAATGACTGATTGATAGAGCAATTATAGATACGTTGCCTCAAAATTGAGGACATCTTTTTATAGCGTAATTAAGGAGGGCTAACAGTGAGATGCTGTCAGTCCTCTTTTTCTTCTGGACAAAAATGTCCGCCTGCAGATTTACAGACAGAAATGTCTAAAACTTAATCACCTTTTAGCTCCTCAGATACTTCATTCATCCAATGTCTGGTTGCTTTTACTCCTTCATCTGGCATATCAATGTACTTAGCTATTTCAAGTAAAAGTAATTTTTCACGGTTTCCTAGCTTCATAAAATTCCCTTCACCAGTTAAGTCATTAGGTCTTTCAAAAATTAAAGTAGTATTCTCAGATAAGACATCTTCTAACTTTACATAATCAATTTTGTTAGCATTATCTATATTCCGTCCAATCAAAGTATCTATTCCTACATTAAAAAAATCAGCAACTTTAATTATTTTCTCAATAGAAGGCATTGAGTTTTTCCACCGTCCTATAGTACCGTTACCGAATCCACATATCTTTTCAATTGTAGCTATGGTAGTATCATGCTCTTTTGCTAGTTGAAGTATTCTGTTATGAAGGTTTAATGAAGGAAGCTTCTGGGTTAACATGTCACACATTCTTCCATTAGCAATCATATACTCAGTTTTATTAGTACTCTTTAGCTTGTCATGAAGAATCATTATTTCTTCTCTATATTTATTATAATCCATTTCGTCCTCCTGAATACGCTTTTTTTCTATTCTTCTATTGACAATAGATAATTTACGAATTATACTAAAATCAACAATTAATCTAATTCATAAACATTTTAGCATATTTACGATTTTTAGTAAATCAGTCCACAGCAGTATCTGCATAAAAAAAGAGCAGAAAGCTCAAAGCTCTCCACTCAATTAGATTATTACAGGTTGAAACCTGCTACAATAAACCCTAGACAAGTTTATTATAACAGAATTTCTCCTGATAATAAAATAAATTTTTTAGGAGGTATTCAGATGAATACTACAGCAAACGTCACCAGCGCACCACAGATCACCACAGGAACAGAAGGACAGTTACTCATGCCAGTTGAATTGGGCTTACAGCTAATTAGTCAGCTCCATATTATTCAACAGGTAAATGCAGAGTACTTGCAGCAAGAGTTATCTATTGAAGATATCATTGCAGAAGCAATCTCTGAACCCTACAAAGAGGCTGTTAGTGAAGTTCAGTTTCAAGAAACTCATAGACTCCCTTCAGAGGCTGTTACAGCCATTCTGTCAATTATGCAACAACTTGCATGGGTAATTGAGTATGAACCGTTTGAAGGCTATCTGAGGAACGTGGCAACACTCAGCAGCACTAATATACGTGTATCTATGTTGGAACTAAGCAAGAGCCATGTACTTGTCCAGATCAGTAATGACGGTATTATTGTACAGTGTTACAGAATCCCTATCAGCAAAGTAAGAAAAGCATTTATTTTATATCAACAGGTTACTGATAGATGGTGTGAAGCCAACCTCTTTGAACTGTTGGATCAACTGGAAATGAACAGTTACACTCAATCATAATATATGAAAAAAGAAGGCAAGCAGATAGCAACTGTAGCCTTCTTTTTTACTGACAAATTCCAAGTTAAAATACTGTTGTTATCTGTAGTCCACAGAAAATATTGCTGTTAAAATTATAGTATGATATGATGAAATCACTATAGAAACGGTAGAAGAATGTTGATATTACTGGGATGGATTGATTTTACAGCATGGACAACCGATAAAATGTCTCGTTACGCACGGATTGCATTGGGTATTCGTTAAGACTAGGATAAAAATACATTCTTTCAATAAAGTGAAAAGATGAGCTGAGGCTATTTCCTCGCTCATCTTTTTTATTATCAATTAAAATACCGCGATTTTTAAGATCTCCTCTTATTAATAATGTTCAAAATATTTTTTGAACGAAGCAAAATCTCCTCCACGCAAATGAGTACTATACAGCATTCCCCAGATTTCAACTTTGTCTATTTCTTTATGATCTATAACCTTATCTATTTTAATTGTTGGATGATTTTTCAACAAATACGCTTTTACTTTTTCAGCGTTTGTTCTTTCTGTTTCTCTCATTGAGTAATGCCTCCTTTGAACCGACCATTGTTCACTTATTCCTTTAAATAAAAAAACAGTAGACTTTTCTTTTGAAAAATCCACTGCGTTTCTTAGCTTTGCAACAGCACTAAGCTTTCTTTTTGAATACAGCTTTCAGTAATAAAATTCCGGATATGATTGTTATTACTGCCTTTAAAAGTTGAATTTTATCAATTTTGTTTCGCTTGTTCATAACGCATCCCTCCAGTATTTACTCTACCTTCATTTTATAGCCTGTATAAATGAAATACTAGTAATAGGCAACTAAAAAATAGAAATTTTGCCTTTTCTTATACTACTGTCGCATTTTTATCATCAATTTATGATAAACTACCCTGCCAAACCATTCACGCGAATCTCATGATTTGATTCAATGAATACTTCAATCGAATGATAAGCAAAATAGTCTGGACGACAATTAACGTACAGAGATAAAGAAAACTTCGACAAGTCTTCTTCAAAATCAATCCCAAGACTATTAAAGAACAAACTATTGGAAAAGTCTTGCGGACTAATTGGCAGTTGCACCTGCTGTCCATCCTCCATTTCATAGCATTCTTCCTTGCCTTCGACTTCCTGAGCGCTGCTTGCCCAGTCTTCTGCTAAGTCAAGCATGCCTCCAGTGATTAAAGCAGTAACAATTTTGTCTTTGTTATTTTCCAGCCAATCGATCTCTTTGCTGACGATTTTTACTAAGGAATGTTTCTCTTGTAGTTCTAATGTATCTAACGGTTTTTCCAGAGAAACAGAAAAAATTGTTTGCTTCCCCCATAAAATAACTGGAAATGTGTAGTAGTTTGTCAGTTGCTCTTCTTTCTCCCACTCATATAATGGTCGAACGAAAACATGATCTTCCATTCTTTAGCCTCCTTTTTTACCGAGGTATTCTATGTTTGTCTTTTCATTTTTGAGTCTCTTTTACTTTTTAAACCTTGGTGAAAAGTTTGTGTAAACGAGCAAAAATCCTGTTGGAATTATAATCAGCCAGCCGAACAAATCATTGATTATCGGAACCCAAATCAGTAAAATACTAAGGAGCGATACATATAATAGGAGGATTCCTACAGCACGACCAAGGGCTTCCCCATTTACCGAGCGGCGCTTTTCAGCTCCCATTGTGTTATAGCCAGCTATTAACATCAACCATTTCCCCCTAAGTAGTTGAATCCCAAAAATTATCATTATTAGAGCAACACCTAACTGCACCGTCAAATCACTGTTCATCTCTTCAACCTCCTTTATTAACTACTAAAATTATAGCACAAAGCAACCAAAGGAGAATTCGTTTTCATCCATTTGAAAATAACATTTACCGAAATGAAGATCAATGGTATGGTTAACTGAAAAGGTTGCATAAAAAAGGAGGATTCACATGAAACAATTTATAGTCTGCGTCACCCTATTACTCTTACTATCAGGTTGTTCCAATTTCGACACTACGGAAAACAAGGAGACACCAGTAACCGCATCAACCAGTCATCATATTGAGCCAGATACAGGTGTTGAATTTGAATTTGTTCCAGACAAACAACTGCTTAAAATCGCGAACAACTCAAAGAAATTAGTGACTATCAATAGATCTGAAACAGCGTTTTTTAAGAAAGAAGGAACAAACTGGATCGGAGAAGTCGGGGGCCGCGGTGCAATTTTTATGACCCAAAATCTTCTGCCAGGAGAAACCTCCGAAGATATGTTTCAAGTGCCTTTTGATACGGGAACAATCAAAGGGGTTTTTAGCTATAGTATCGATCAAGAAGAGTACACTAAAGAAATTGTTTTTGAGAAATAACTCCTCTTCCGATTCGCTTTGAACAATTCTGCTCATTCAACTGCTCTTACTTATTACTATGATTTTTGTTTATTCACTAATCGCTCGTTTCCTCGTTTGAAATTTCCCGTTACTTTTGCTAAAAGTAATTGGTTTTCTTCATTTGTACCAACGAGCAATTTTTCTACTAATTTTTGTGCTTTCTTTCCCTTAACAATCATTATTTGCTTATTATAATAAAAAATAAGAAGCTTGTTATCTTTGCCTTGTTTAAATGTAAATGCTTCGTCTTCAACTAATTTATCTAGTCCCAACTTTTCTCCTCCTAAAGATGTTACTTAAAGACCTATACATCACCAGAACCGGAGCACACCCCTCTTAGCTTTCCGGACATCCTTTAATGAAACCAGTATTTTTCCATTTGTTGTAAGAGGTTTTGGGTAATTGGATAACCAGAGCTTTCGCCAAGAACTGCATCTATACCACAAAACGGACAGAGTGCCGGTCCTGTTTTATCAGATATCCACTGCGTTATTTCACGTGGATGAACTATTTTAAGACAGTGAAAACAGCCACAGGTAGAATCCTTTTCCAGTGTATTTTTATGGTTTGATGTGGATTTATGAGCAGCTATATAATCTGGTAGCAAACAACATCCTCCTCTCCATTTTTTCTACGAATACGTTCCTGACTGAGTCATAATTGATTTTAATGTTATCTAATTTCGTCTTATGCTATAATCCACTCATGAAAGGGGTTTTAGCTATGAATCATTTCGAAGAATACCTTACCAGCATCAACGATCCTGAGCAACGAGAAAAAATGACTGAGCTGCTCTCATGGATTATTGAAGAATATCCCACATTGGTTCCGGTAA from Enterococcus sp. 9E7_DIV0242 includes these protein-coding regions:
- the istB gene encoding IS21-like element helper ATPase IstB, encoding MIEAYAKQLKLPYLKKNYSTLLQQAIDLDQNFEEFLTQLLTLEIEQRQNNRIQTLIRQSKLPSKVTFDDYMDSHLEVKMKKQIKELKTLRFIDQKENLILMGNPGVGKTHLATVLGMEACLSGKSVLFTNIPNLVIELKESMSANQLNFYKRRFGKYDLVILDELGYVSFDQIGSEILFNLLSNRTTAGSMIITTNLSFDRWEETFKDPMLTAAMVDRLAHRAHVLDLSGPSFRVEDTKKWLN
- a CDS encoding cytoplasmic protein; its protein translation is MLPDYIAAHKSTSNHKNTLEKDSTCGCFHCLKIVHPREITQWISDKTGPALCPFCGIDAVLGESSGYPITQNLLQQMEKYWFH
- a CDS encoding DUF3784 domain-containing protein produces the protein MNSDLTVQLGVALIMIIFGIQLLRGKWLMLIAGYNTMGAEKRRSVNGEALGRAVGILLLYVSLLSILLIWVPIINDLFGWLIIIPTGFLLVYTNFSPRFKK
- a CDS encoding helix-turn-helix transcriptional regulator, whose translation is MLDFETFLSDRLNYFRNKKNVSAREMSIAIGQNENYINSIENKRSMPSIQMLYTICDYLDISVSEFLYESSDQQQLLADINMNLTELDNETLEHVLWLLKSLNNS
- a CDS encoding DUF2262 domain-containing protein — its product is MEDHVFVRPLYEWEKEEQLTNYYTFPVILWGKQTIFSVSLEKPLDTLELQEKHSLVKIVSKEIDWLENNKDKIVTALITGGMLDLAEDWASSAQEVEGKEECYEMEDGQQVQLPISPQDFSNSLFFNSLGIDFEEDLSKFSLSLYVNCRPDYFAYHSIEVFIESNHEIRVNGLAG
- a CDS encoding DUF4062 domain-containing protein; the protein is MERKLQVFISSTYTDLKKERQKAVEAILSSGDIPAGMELFQAGDDSQKELIQEWIEESDVYMLLLGGRYGSVDETGQSYTEWEYRQAQKLGKPMFALVLTDEYLKAKISDPTDEVDGLEYELNNQKYKDFNVYASLKRGHFS
- a CDS encoding helix-turn-helix transcriptional regulator, which codes for MDYNKYREEIMILHDKLKSTNKTEYMIANGRMCDMLTQKLPSLNLHNRILQLAKEHDTTIATIEKICGFGNGTIGRWKNSMPSIEKIIKVADFFNVGIDTLIGRNIDNANKIDYVKLEDVLSENTTLIFERPNDLTGEGNFMKLGNREKLLLLEIAKYIDMPDEGVKATRHWMNEVSEELKGD
- the istA gene encoding IS21 family transposase; amino-acid sequence: MDKLTIIRLLEGGRSQRSVAKKLGLNRKTVGRYWRQYQAAQRSLEQDPANPIKKEQLTAPPTYQTENRQPRKYTPEIDQRVEEILAFDQLKAKQLGPHKQRLTTVAIHEMLVSEGFDIGQSTLRPYIREKLQAKKEAYIKQLYPLGYRTEFDFGEVKCLINQQKRTLTIAVFSCPASGYRWGKLYESANQQVFLDAHICFFEQLQGVYSTVVYDNMRNVVKRFVGRHEKELNDELVKMALYYRFEPVVTNPFSGHEKGHVEKSVQVLRRKAFTKQYEFESIGHAQKHLDQAILELNLDSTIAVEQAQLQPLRGFYDYGITTKQTVDKYSFVHVNGNYYSVPDYLVGQKVIVKRYLNELKIVGSSQIIATHLIQKGEKQYSIDIRHYLTTFLRKPKSLEHSLVLKKTPKLRHCFLQYYQKTPRRFLQFIENHLSISLDQLIIQLEEEALKDHKVSKTPPSRAVNEARNQLQEYNLIHQVRKAANK